One region of Rana temporaria chromosome 11, aRanTem1.1, whole genome shotgun sequence genomic DNA includes:
- the LOC120916814 gene encoding uncharacterized protein LOC120916814: MSGLSAYKKMNKNYLTAECAGRGIDINGKNREGLIHALQEFDIQANQNLEGTGPERGSATPEPSGSEAASLDRPAETDTGIPRIVTPKPTHEQANTPLLATSMDSPQMQETLQNLRETDPVVYLQFLERQAEREERRAAAEREEHQAEREAAQREADRRHELEMTRLQQQRQVQNPGSLEHRDAALPVAPAAKFPVMEKDSDIDVYLLSFEKTCRQYHLPPAQWARYLTPGLRGKALDAYVELSEEQGNDYEALKAAIIQKFQLTPEVYRKRFRSLQKGPGDSYLDVESHLRTTFRQWTKGLKADSFESLEDLMIEDQLLHICPTDVRQFVLERKPTSAKVAAELADTYIHSRVSDHRKAPPNGWKGGKSHMATPPPPANQVPQQMEPAVLGAKAFLTNNRTCYTCGKAGHLKAQCPEQKKLTSPGHPASNPSAVLFVSGKPPGTNANLQPVTVGHRTVIGLRDTGAEVTLVRPEVIEETDIIPEKFLTLTGVGGTLSCVPRADVFIDWGAGSGMREVGVSEEIPTAVLLGADLGTLVSYYVPAKSTQDAPTELSGPTKVLCTDVGVISGKPVDGQREGEGEVEVQGPPYSETGEETPLLGKVTDTGSNDAAMINVKCDDADVDVDADVDDNALPVLVVTRSAAKAAEVQALIAEQQEEVSGPSPCSDPADSTSVEPQQPSLFATGLLAGTCGSAFETALQTDQTLAQLRSSADRPPAENCKQKVYWEKGKLYREGLPAEGNETDTRSRQLVVPSQFRGQLLTDSREVDSELLINSKMTPTQVPGLKRVLAVHGSRFTGKPGRTHLAIHQVDTGTHPPIKQSAYRVSLEVLADMKREVEEMLQLGVIQKSHSAWAYPVVLVPKKDRTTRFCVDYRKLNAITTADAYPMPRIDELLGWRPPTI, encoded by the coding sequence ATGTCTGGGTTATCAGCATATAAAAAGATGAACAAAAATTACCTAACTGCTGAGTGCGCAGGAAGAGGAATTGACATTAATGGCAAAAATCGTGAAGGCTTGATACATGCCCTACAGGAGTTTGATATCCAGGCAAACCAGAACCTGGAGGGAACCGGACCAGAAAGGGGTTCCGCTACTCCAGAGCCCAGTGGTTCAGAGGCGGCCTCACTGGATAGGCCAGCAGAGACTGACACTGGAATACCACGGATTGTTACCCCCAAGCCAACACATGAGCAGGCCAACACCCCATTGCTTGCAACCAGCATGGACTCTCCTCAAATGCAGGAAACGCTACAAAACCTCAGGGAAACGGATCCTGTGGTGTACCTACAGTTTCTTGAGCgtcaggctgagagagaggagcgCAGGGCTGCGGCTGAGCGAGAGGAACACCAGGCTGAGAGGGAGGCTGCGCAGAGGGAAGCTGATCGTCGACACGAACTGGAGATGACTAGGCTCCAGCAGCAGCGACAGGTTCAGAACCCCGGATCCCTAGAGCACAGGGATGCCGCTCTGCCAGTAGCTCCGGCAGCCAAATTTCCTGTTATGGAAAAGGACAGTGACATTGACGTGTATCTACTGTCGTTTGAAAAAACTTGCCGTCAGTACCATCTGCCCCCAGCACAATGGGCCCGGTACCTGACGCCAGGGCTACGAGGCAAGGCCCTGGATGCTTATGTTGAACTGTCTGAAGAGCAGGGCAATGATTATGAGGCCCTAAAGGCTGCGATcatccaaaagtttcagctaaccCCGGAAGTGTACCGGAAGCGTTTTAGGTCCTTGCAAAAAGGGCCTGGGGACTCATACCTGGATGTGGAAAGTCACTTACGCACCACATTCCGGCAGTGGACTAAAGGCTTGAAAGCTGATTCTTTTGAGTCCCTGGAAGATCTTATGATTGAAGATCAACTTTTGCACATCTGTCCTACAGACGTCAGACAGTTTGTGCTGGAGCGAAAGCCAACCTCGGCTAAAGTAGCAGCAGAACTGGCAGATACCTATATCCACTCTCGGGTATCTGACCATCGCAAGGCTCCTCCGAACGGCTGGAAAGGAGGGAAATCGCACATGGCAACCCCTCCTCCACCTGCCAACCAAGTCCCTCAGCAGATGGAACCTGCAGTTCTTGGTGCCAAGGCATTCCTGACTAATAATCGCACATGCTACACCTGCGGGAAAGCCGGACATCTCAAGGCACAGTGCCCTGAGCAGAAGAAGCTGACATCACCTGGCCATCCGGCCAGCAACCCTTCTGCTGTACTGTTCGTCAGTGGGAAACCTCCAGGAACCAATGCCAACTTGCAGCCTGTCACCGTAGGCCACCGGACTGTAATAGGGTTGCGTGACACTGGAGCAGAAGTTACGTTGGTCAGACCAGAGGTGATAGAAGAAACAGACATCATCCCAGAGAAGTTTCTTACCCTCACTGGAGTGGGGGGAACCCTTTCCTGTGTGCCCCGTGCCGATGTTTTCATCGATTGGGGTGCCGGGAGTGGGATGAGAGAGGTGGGCGTCTCAGAGGAGATCCCTACTGCTGTGTTGTTGGGTGCTGATTTAGGTACCCTTGTTTCTTACTATGTCCCTGCTAAGAGCACCCAGGATGCTCCCACGGAACTCTCTGGACCTACCAAGGTACTGTGTACAGATGTTGGGGTAATATCTGGGAAACCTGTggatggacagagggagggggagggtgaagtTGAAGTGCAAGGTCCTCCTTATTCAGAAACAGGAGAGGAGACCCCCTTGCTTGGGAAGGTAACTGATACAGGTTCCAATGATGCTGCAATGATAAATGTTAAATGTGATGAtgctgatgttgatgttgatgctgATGTTGATGATAATGCATTGCCCGTTTTAGTGGTCACTCGCAGTGCTGCCAAGGCGGCCGAGGTGCAGGCCCTGATCGCAGAACAGCAGGAGGAGGTCTCTGGGCCCTCTCCCTGTTCTGACCCAGCGGACTCCACCTCTGTTGAGCCTCAGCAGCCGTCCTTGTTTGCCACAGGACTgctggctgggacttgtggttctgcCTTTGAAACAGCACTGCAGACAGACCAAACACTAGCACAGCTCAGGAGTTCAGCTGATCGCCCCCCTGCAGAGAATTGCAAACAAAAGGTCTACTGGGAGAAAGGGAAACTGTACAGAGAAGGTTTGCCTGCAGAGGGGAATGAGACTGACACAAGAAGCAGGCAGCTAGTTGTACCCAGTCAATTTAGGGGACAGCTGCTAACTGACAGCAGGGAGGTAGATTCAGAACTCCTGATTAACTCCAAAATGACCCCCACCCAGGTACCTGGGCTGAAAAGAGTGCTGGCAGTACATGGTAGCAGGTTTACAGGGAAACCTGGGAGGACGCACCTCGCTATCCACCAGGTGGACACCGGGACACATCCGCCCATTAAACAGTCGGCCTATCGCGtctccttggaggtgctggctgaCATGAAAAGGGAGGtggaggaaatgctgcagctgggggtgaTTCAGAAGTCCCACAGTGCCTGGGCATACCCAGTAGTCCTGGTCCCCAAAAAGGATCGGACTACCAGGTTCTGTGTGGACTACCGGAAGCTGAATGCCATCACCACTgcagatgcctaccccatgccccggattGATGAGTTGTTAGGCTGGCGGCCGCCCACTATATAA